The proteins below come from a single Myripristis murdjan chromosome 10, fMyrMur1.1, whole genome shotgun sequence genomic window:
- the matr3l1.2 gene encoding matrin 3-like 1.2, which yields MSQKNQSDGSQKGFAVGRGLLAAAETLNFSMNEQRSGPASRPMGGMVSGMGVGGGGGVEGQEHSSQMSRRGGGGGGGGGGGTSNLGSTMKLFASLGLSPADLDALAQIPEENISVETLPHILMQLKSRKGDAGERRMAANSRDLPPMSSETSYRGGREDWDDMHIGRMGGPSMGQTSARASHPPDFGYGSMQDVPSSRGYNLDYGNNNGGAGSRERQYSELSHHDSYGGLGMGPSPSDPVFMQRRMGSPSHGKVQDFLGVMPPMFPHVCSLCDFDVHSTMEWNQHTNGLRHAENRRLLLEMYPDWDPGMSSSRGGPHLMDTPNLSSGLLGPAPMGPGQQSGGMPSSWGGGGGPGLSGKNQSHSGPKMRSRVVVAKYDRKPLSNKSLFAFAEPFGCLREHLVLKNKAFLEMDTHQEASDMVNYYQQHPATMYGKPITFYLSKELMVIEKDDRKTPRLGDRPGREVKGRGSQVVFFSNLPREEEKKMELLTIAGRFGTVEKHLFLTDEAFVQLGNPEDAEMLVKYYTVNPLTIKGRPIRLNICTKYKTLNVNRRMGQGSFGGNSRGRRSSGTAASSSSSGTKSSSKSSSSKSSSSSKAKEEKKKEEEEDKATAEDKHGSEEEVAGVMEGEDRGDDEDEEEEEEEEMEEEEQGEENQATDRDVEAKDEDQTAAEETETTGSATEPPESHDAPREKDSDVDDATKEADRDAGKEEQGAEPEGPAQSEASHEDAEAKDEASVEPGESSELNEGDFPGDPEDQDFLENMDDFVTLDELAEDEDEGSDTIDKTRKGGMRVVNIVGFRRGYGFLNELLALAKPFGKVVKHLVLDLRPEAYLQFATEDEAKAMARFYNSNVTASVCGRSVRVSHSMTYPTIQCGSSRVVYIGQIPNIKYSDETILELAEPFGKVRKYFLNRIKRECFIEMENAEDAERMAEDYKANPPKIQGKRLTVYVSRKYKQLKYGHRRPSIPEDKKPLKRDGSGAAAKSSKHSEEPPAKKMKEEKEPAAEEKKEEEEKTEERKEEAEKAEAPGGEQRSDEDSAKKETIPEGSEPAGSTEAEVKQEEETETETETSAAHSRQTEEAAAAVVAVPDTKPSVATLPLAAYDPDTPIGVEHVKMGYYCRVCFLFYSNEETAKKVHCSSQAHYDRLKKYLEREQTKTQGTKKGKKPSA from the exons ATGTCTCAGAAGAACCAATCAGACGGCAGTCAGAAAGGCTTTGCCGTGGGTCGTGGGCTCCTGGCTGCCGCAGAGACCTTGAACTTCAGCATGAACGAACAGCGTTCCGGCCCTGCCAGCCGACCGATGGGCGGCATGGTCTCAGGCATGGGGGTTGGCGGCGGTGGGGGCGTGGAAGGCCAGGAACACAGTTCCCAGATGTCTCGGcgtggtggtggcggcggtggcggtggtggtggcggcACCAGCAATCTTGGCAGCACCATGAAACTGTTTGCCAGCTTGGGGCTGTCGCCTGCCGACCTGGACGCTCTGGCTCAGATTCCTGAAGAAAACATCAGCGTGGAGACGCTGCCGCACATCCTCATGCAGCTCAAGAGCCGTAAGGGGGACGCAGGAGAGCGGCGCATGGCAGCCAACTCCCGGGATCTGCCTCCCATGTCCTCTGAAACGTCGTACCGAGGCGGCAGGGAAGACTGGGACGACATGCACATTGGGAGAATGGGCGGTCCTTCCATGGGGCAAACTTCAGCCCGCGCCTCGCACCCTCCGGACTTTGGTTATGGTTCCATGCAGGACGTCCCCAGCTCTCGGGGATACAATTTAGATTACGGCAACAACAACGGTGGTGCTGGCAGCAGAGAAAGGCAGTATTCAGAGCTTTCCCACCACGATTCCTACGGTGGGCTCGGCATGGGGCCCTCGCCGTCCGACCCCGTCTTTATGCAGAGGAGGATGGGCTCTCCGTCACACGGAAAAGTCCAAGACTTCTTGGGAGTCATGCCCCCCATGTTCCCCCATGTCTGCTCTCTTTGTGACTTTGACGTGCATTCCACCATG GAGTGGAACCAGCACACAAATGGGCTTCGCCATGCAGAGAACCGAAGGTTGCTTCTGGAGAT GTATCCAGACTGGGACCCTGGAATGTCCTCAAGCAGAGG GGGGCCTCATCTCATGGACACACCCAACCTGTCATCAGGGCTGCTGGGACCTGCACCCATGGGTCCAGGGCAGCAATCGGGAGGAATGCCCTCCAGCTGGG gaggtggtggaggtcCTGGTCTGTCTGGAAAGAACCAGTCTCACTCTGGACCCAAG ATGAGAAGCCGAGTCGTGGTGGCAAAGTACGACAGGAAGCCGCTCAGCAACAAAAGCCTGTTCGCCTTCGCCGAGCCGTTCGGCTGCCTGAGGGAACATCTGGTCCTCAAGAACAAG GCATTTTTGGAGATGGACACACACCAGGAGGCTTCAGACATGGTGAACTACTACCAGCAGCATCCGGCCACCATGTACGGCAAGCCCATCACCTTCTACCTGTCCAAGGAGCTGATGGTGATCGAG AAAGACGACCGGAAGACGCCACGGCTGGGAGACAGACCCGgcagggaggtcaaaggtcgcgGCAGCCAGGTGGTGTTTTTCTCCAACCTgcccagagaggaggagaagaagatggAGCTGCTGACCATCGCTGGACGCTTCGGCACCGTGGAGAAACACCTGTTCTTAACAGACGAG GCGTTCGTCCAGCTGGGAAACCCTGAGGACGCAGAGATGCTGGTGAAGTATTACACGGTGAACCCGCTGACCATCAAGGGCCGGCCCATCCGCCTCAACATCTGCACCAAGTACAAGACGCTCAA tgtgaacCGGAGGATGGGCCAGGGCAGTTTTGGAGGAAACAGCCGAGGCCGGAGGAGCAGTGGCAcggccgcctcctcctccagctctggaACCAAGTCCTCCTCCAAGAGCTCCTCGTCCAagtcctcctccagctccaaggccaaggaggagaagaagaaagaggaggaggaggacaaggccACGGCGGAGGACAAACACGGCTCAGAGGAGGAAGTGGCCggggtgatggagggagaggacaggggagacgatgaagatgaagaggaggaggaggaggaggagatggaggaagaggagcagggcGAGGAGAACCAGGCGACAGACAGAGACGTGGAGGCGAAGGACGAGGATCAAACGGCGGCCGAGGAGACGGAGACGACAGGGTCTGCCACCGAGCCGCCGGAGTCCCACGACGCCCccagggagaag GACTCTGACGTTGATGACGCCACCAAAGAGGCAGACAGGGATGCGGGCAAGGAGGagcagggggcggagccagaggGGCCGGCGCAGAGCGAAGCCTCGCACGAGGACGCGGAGGCCAAAGACGAGGCGAGCGTCGAGCCGGGAGAGAGCTCCGAGCTGAACGAGGGAGATTTCCCCGGAGACCCG GAGGACCAGGACTTCCTGGAGAACATGGACGACTTTGTGACGCTGGACGAGCTGGcggaggacgaggacgagggcTCCGACACGATCG ATAAGACGAGGAAAGGG GGAATGAGGGTGGTCAACATCGTGGGCTTCAGGCGAGGCTACGGTTTCCTCAACGAGCTGCTGGCTCTGGCCAAACCTTTCGGGAAAGTGGTCAAACATTTGGTGCTGGACCTGAGACCCGAG GCTTACCTGCAGTTTGCGACGGAGGACGAGGCCAAGGCGATGGCCAGGTTTTACAACAGTAACGTGACGGCGTCGGTGTGCGGCAGGTCGGTGAGGGTCAGTCACTCCATGACCTACCCCACCATCCAG TGCGGCTCCAGTCGGGTCGTGTACATCGGTCAGATCCCCAACATTAAATACTCGGACGAGACCATCCTGGAGCTGGCCGAGCCTTTCGGGAAAGTCAGGAAGTATTTCCTCAACAGGATCAAGAGAGAG tgtttcatCGAAATGGAGAACGCGGAAGACGCAGAGAGGATGGCAGAGGATTACAAAGCAAATCCACCCAAGATCCAGGGGAAGCGCCTGACCGTCTACGTCAGCAGGAAGTACAAGCAGCTCAAATACGG ACATCGGCGTCCCAGCATCCCCGAGGACAAGAAGCCGCTGAAGAGGGACGGCAGCGGCGCCGCGGCCAAATCCTCCAAACACAGCGAGGAACCTCCGGCCaagaagatgaaggaggagaaggagccgGCGGccgaggagaagaaagaggaggaggagaaaacggaggagaggaaggaggaggcggAGAAGGCCGAGGCGCCCGGCGGAGAGCAGAGGAGTGACGAAGACTCGGCCAAGAAGGAGACGATTCCTGAAGGCTCGGAGCCGGCCGGCAGCACTGAGGCT gaggtcaaacaggaggaggagacggagacGGAGACGGAGACGTCGGCCgctcacagcagacagacggaggaggcggcggcggcggtggtggcggtGCCCGACACCAAACCGAGCGTGGCGACGCTGCCGCTCGCAGCGTACGACCCCGACACGCCCATCG GTGTGGAGCACGTGAAGATGGGCTACTACTGCAGAGTGTGTTTCCTCTTCTACTCCAACGAAGAAACGGCCAAGAAGGTTCACTGCAGCAGCCAGGCGCACTACGACCGGCTCAAG AAATATCTGGAAAGGGAGCAGACCAAAACACAAGGCACCAAGAAAGGGAAGAAGCCGTCTGCGTAG